TGCTTTACTTTTTAGAGGAATAAAGTTATCAGATATAGGTGCTCCACTAAGACCTGGTGTTGTTCACCGCATAGACAAAGATACAAGTGGTGTTATAGTTTTGGCAAAAGACAACAACACGCATTTTAAACTTGCAAATCAATTTGCTCTGCATATATCAAAACGCTATTATATAGGCATATGCGAGGGTCACATAAAAGATAGTTTTGGAACAATTAAAACACAAATTGGCCGCCACCCCATAAAACGCAAACAGTTTGCAGTTGTACAGGGAAAACTTGCAGTTACGCACTACAAAGTAATTATGCGCCTAAAAGATATGGATATTGTACGCTTCGAATTAGAAACAGGAAGAACTCACCAGATACGTGTGCATATGCAGTATTTAAATCATCCGCTTGTTGGGGATAGTGTTTACTCAAAATCATCTAAACTTATACAGAGACATGCGCTTCATGCATTTTACCTGGGATTTTTCCATCCTAATTCAAATAAGTTTTTAAAATTTTATTCAAAACTTCCAAAAGATATGATAGAATTAATTGGTTAATCATATACTTGCATTTTTAAAAAAGATAGACTAAATTTAGAAAATGAAAAATGGTCCATTTGTAAAATCAAAGAGCCAAAAAGGCATTTTTGAAATGTTGCTTGCAACATTTATATGGGGTTCAATACCAATTTTTTCAATCTGGTGTAATTTGCCAAGTCCAATTTTTGTATTTTTTAGAGTGTTTTTTGCTATTCCTTTGGTTTTGTTTTACTCAATTAAAAAGCTGGGCAAAGACGAATTTTTTAGAATCAAACCCTTTGCTCCATTATTTTTATCTGGCATAGC
This DNA window, taken from Desulfurella sp., encodes the following:
- a CDS encoding RluA family pseudouridine synthase; translation: MPQTQQIINTGTQKRIDSYLAEILDIPRNQIQKWIEKGKVCVNGKVVSKNYKLKGEEKISFEPIEFEKPNLKIADCDIKILYEDDFLVVVDKPAGVVVHPGAGSEHKSVVGALLFRGIKLSDIGAPLRPGVVHRIDKDTSGVIVLAKDNNTHFKLANQFALHISKRYYIGICEGHIKDSFGTIKTQIGRHPIKRKQFAVVQGKLAVTHYKVIMRLKDMDIVRFELETGRTHQIRVHMQYLNHPLVGDSVYSKSSKLIQRHALHAFYLGFFHPNSNKFLKFYSKLPKDMIELIG